From the genome of Streptomyces sp. NBC_01260, one region includes:
- a CDS encoding PhzF family phenazine biosynthesis protein, producing MSDYDVPAGIDVLRVFCGPDGRHGNALGVVRDGRDHPDVASRQELARRLGFSETVFVDDPERGHLDIYTPGVRLPFAGHPLVGAAWLLDLEVLELGVGEVFARQDGEFSWITARPEWAPPRTLERYGSAAEVEALTGPPPGEGRLYVWAWEDEAAGRVRARAFPRRGDSIDEDEATGAAALLLSAQLNRALNIRQGRGSQILTAPAPDGTVEIGGRVLLAVQG from the coding sequence GTGAGCGACTACGACGTACCCGCCGGCATCGACGTACTGCGCGTGTTCTGCGGCCCCGACGGCCGGCACGGCAACGCGCTCGGCGTCGTACGCGACGGGCGCGACCACCCCGACGTGGCCTCCCGGCAGGAACTCGCCCGGCGGCTCGGATTCAGCGAGACCGTGTTCGTGGACGATCCGGAACGCGGACACCTGGACATCTACACGCCCGGAGTCCGGCTGCCGTTCGCCGGGCACCCGCTGGTCGGCGCCGCGTGGCTGCTCGACCTGGAGGTCCTGGAGCTGGGGGTGGGGGAGGTCTTCGCCCGTCAGGACGGCGAGTTCAGCTGGATCACCGCCCGCCCCGAGTGGGCCCCGCCGCGCACGCTGGAGCGGTACGGCTCGGCAGCCGAGGTCGAGGCGCTGACCGGCCCGCCGCCCGGTGAGGGCCGGCTCTACGTATGGGCCTGGGAGGACGAGGCGGCCGGCCGGGTCAGGGCGCGGGCGTTTCCCCGGCGGGGCGACAGCATCGATGAGGACGAGGCGACGGGGGCGGCCGCGCTGCTGCTCAGCGCCCAGCTGAACCGCGCCCTGAACATCAGGCAGGGCCGCGGCTCCCAGATCCTCACGGCCCCCGCACCGGACGGCACGGTGGAGATCGGCGGCCGAGTCCTGCTCGCGGTCCAGGGGTAG
- the npdG gene encoding NADPH-dependent F420 reductase: MTTNDSGSAPKPPAKDPWDLPDVSGLTIGVLGGTGPQGRGLAYRFARAGQQVVIGSRAADRAQAAAEEIGHGVRGADNAACARDSDVVIVAVPWDGHAKTLESLREELAGKLVIDCVNPLGFDKKGAYALKPEEGSAAEQAAALLPESRVTAAFHHLSAVLLQDEAIEEIDTDVLVLGEARADTDVVQALAGRIPGMRGVFAGRLRGAHQVESLVANLISVNRRYKAHAGLRVTDV, from the coding sequence ATGACTACGAATGACAGCGGCAGCGCGCCCAAGCCCCCTGCCAAGGACCCCTGGGACCTCCCCGACGTGTCCGGCCTGACCATCGGCGTACTCGGCGGCACCGGCCCGCAGGGCCGCGGACTCGCCTACCGGTTCGCCCGCGCCGGACAGCAGGTCGTCATCGGCTCCCGCGCGGCCGATCGCGCGCAGGCCGCCGCCGAGGAGATCGGCCACGGTGTCCGGGGCGCGGACAACGCCGCGTGCGCCCGCGACAGCGACGTCGTGATCGTCGCCGTGCCGTGGGACGGGCACGCCAAGACCCTGGAGTCGCTGCGCGAGGAGCTCGCCGGGAAGCTCGTCATCGACTGCGTCAACCCGCTCGGCTTCGACAAGAAGGGCGCCTACGCCCTGAAGCCCGAGGAGGGCAGCGCCGCCGAGCAGGCCGCCGCCCTGCTGCCGGAGTCCCGGGTCACCGCCGCCTTCCACCATCTCTCGGCCGTGCTGCTCCAGGACGAGGCGATCGAGGAGATCGACACCGATGTGCTGGTGCTGGGCGAGGCCCGCGCCGACACCGACGTCGTCCAGGCGCTGGCCGGCCGCATCCCCGGAATGCGCGGCGTCTTCGCGGGACGGCTGCGGGGCGCCCACCAGGTCGAGTCGCTGGTCGCCAACCTGATCTCGGTCAACCGCCGCTACAAGGCACACGCGGGGCTGCGCGTCACCGACGTGTGA
- a CDS encoding MFS transporter translates to MTSRPQLAARLAALLPDLSPWRSSADFRLLWVQGLVTFFGSSMALIALPLQIKHLTGSPLAVGAMGAVELVPLVVFGLYGGALADSADRRKVILTTEAGLGLLALVLLVNAALPGPMLWPLYVVAGGVSALAGLQRPALDSLMARIVPHDQLTAAAALNSLRWQAGAIMGPALAGLVVAYAGHATAYAVTVVTFAVSVLLCRRLAPAPPAEKGQKPSLRGIAEGARYAWSRPVLLGTYAIDMAAMFFAFPNTIFPFLSDELDAEWSLGLMYAAGSVGSLLLGLTSGWTSRVRRHGLFVVFGAAVWGLAIAAAGWFGNVWLVLVCLAVAGAGDMLSGLGRSTIWNQTIPEELRGRLAGIEVLSYSVGPQLGQVRAGGMAGWTGTRTAVWSGGVACIASVALLAAALPKLLTYDSETDADALRRRAQREEGLEAAPAG, encoded by the coding sequence GTGACCTCTCGTCCCCAGCTCGCCGCCAGGCTTGCCGCGCTTCTTCCCGACCTCTCGCCCTGGCGGTCCTCGGCGGACTTCCGGCTGCTGTGGGTGCAGGGGCTCGTCACCTTCTTCGGCAGTTCCATGGCGCTGATCGCGCTGCCCCTCCAGATCAAGCACCTCACCGGCTCCCCGCTCGCCGTCGGCGCCATGGGCGCGGTCGAGCTCGTGCCGCTGGTCGTGTTCGGCCTCTACGGCGGTGCGCTCGCCGACTCCGCCGACCGCCGCAAGGTCATCCTGACCACCGAGGCGGGGCTCGGGCTGCTCGCCCTCGTCCTCCTGGTGAACGCGGCCCTGCCCGGCCCGATGCTGTGGCCGCTCTATGTGGTGGCCGGGGGCGTCTCCGCGCTCGCGGGGCTCCAGCGGCCCGCACTGGACTCGCTGATGGCCCGGATCGTGCCGCACGACCAGCTCACCGCGGCGGCCGCGCTGAACTCGCTGCGCTGGCAGGCCGGCGCGATCATGGGCCCGGCGCTGGCGGGCCTGGTGGTGGCCTATGCCGGGCACGCCACGGCGTACGCGGTCACCGTGGTCACGTTCGCCGTGTCCGTGCTCCTGTGCCGCCGGCTCGCGCCCGCGCCGCCCGCCGAGAAGGGGCAGAAGCCGTCGCTGCGCGGTATCGCGGAGGGCGCGCGCTACGCCTGGAGCCGGCCGGTGCTGCTGGGGACGTACGCGATCGACATGGCGGCGATGTTCTTCGCCTTCCCGAACACGATCTTCCCGTTCCTCAGCGACGAGCTGGATGCCGAGTGGTCGCTGGGGCTGATGTATGCGGCGGGCTCGGTCGGCTCCCTCCTGCTGGGCCTGACCAGCGGCTGGACCTCACGGGTGCGCAGGCACGGGCTGTTCGTGGTGTTCGGCGCGGCCGTCTGGGGGCTGGCCATCGCGGCGGCCGGCTGGTTCGGCAACGTGTGGCTGGTGCTGGTCTGCCTGGCGGTGGCCGGTGCGGGCGACATGCTCAGCGGGCTCGGCCGTTCGACCATCTGGAACCAGACGATCCCGGAGGAGCTGCGGGGCCGGCTGGCGGGCATCGAGGTGCTCTCGTACAGCGTGGGCCCGCAGCTGGGCCAGGTGCGGGCCGGCGGTATGGCGGGGTGGACGGGGACCCGCACAGCGGTCTGGAGCGGGGGCGTGGCCTGCATCGCCTCGGTGGCGCTGCTGGCGGCGGCCCTGCCGAAGCTCCTCACCTACGACTCCGAGACGGACGCGGACGCGCTGCGCAGGCGCGCACAGCGCGAGGAGGGCCTGGAGGCGGCGCCCGCGGGCTGA
- a CDS encoding biliverdin-producing heme oxygenase, with protein sequence MDATVTATPFSTLIRTASHEQHTEAETSTFMSDLLGGRLGVDAYTRYTEQLWFVYKALEDGAEALRNDPVAGPFIQPELMRTAELERDLAHLRGADWREGLEPLPATAAYADRVAECARTWPAGYIAHHYTRYLGDLSGGQIIRDKAERTWGFERKGDGVRFYVFEGISNLASFKRGYRELLDAVNADDLEKQRIVDECKRAFALNTAVFRELGEAFPLSA encoded by the coding sequence TTGGACGCAACCGTCACCGCCACGCCCTTCTCCACGCTGATCCGCACCGCGTCGCACGAGCAGCACACCGAGGCGGAGACCTCGACCTTCATGAGCGACCTGCTCGGCGGACGCCTCGGCGTGGACGCGTACACGCGCTACACCGAGCAGCTGTGGTTCGTGTACAAGGCCCTGGAGGACGGCGCCGAGGCGCTGCGCAACGACCCGGTCGCCGGTCCGTTCATCCAGCCCGAGCTGATGCGCACCGCCGAGCTGGAGCGCGATCTGGCCCATCTGCGGGGTGCGGACTGGCGCGAGGGCCTGGAGCCGCTGCCGGCCACGGCCGCGTACGCCGACCGGGTCGCCGAGTGCGCCCGCACCTGGCCCGCGGGATACATAGCGCACCACTACACCCGTTACCTGGGTGACCTCTCGGGCGGCCAGATCATCCGCGACAAGGCGGAGCGGACCTGGGGCTTCGAGCGCAAGGGCGACGGGGTGCGGTTCTACGTCTTCGAGGGGATCTCCAACCTCGCCTCGTTCAAGCGGGGATACCGCGAGCTGCTGGACGCGGTGAACGCGGACGATCTGGAGAAGCAGCGGATCGTGGACGAGTGCAAGCGGGCGTTCGCGCTGAACACCGCGGTGTTCCGGGAGCTGGGGGAGGCCTTCCCGCTCAGCGCGTAG
- the map gene encoding type I methionyl aminopeptidase: protein MSGQSLLVPGELTPVRSVPGKIRRPEYVGKPAPTPYTGPEIQDADTVERMRVAGRIAAQAMGEAAKLIAPGVTTDELDRVAHEFMCDHGAYPSTLGYRGFPKSLCASLNEVICHGIPDSTVLRDGDIVNLDVTAYINGVHGDNNATYLCGDVDEESRLLVERTEESLKRAIKAVRPGRQVNVIGRVIESYAKRFGYGVVRDFTGHGINSSFHSGLIIPHYDSEHATTVMKPGMTFTIEPMLTLGTHDYDMWDDGWTVVTKDRKRTAQFEHTLVVTETGAEILTLP, encoded by the coding sequence ATGTCTGGCCAGTCACTGCTTGTACCAGGGGAGCTCACTCCCGTCCGTTCCGTGCCCGGAAAAATCCGGCGCCCCGAGTATGTGGGCAAGCCCGCTCCGACGCCGTACACCGGCCCGGAGATCCAGGACGCCGATACCGTGGAGCGCATGCGCGTCGCGGGGCGGATCGCCGCGCAGGCGATGGGTGAGGCCGCGAAGCTCATCGCCCCGGGCGTCACGACGGACGAACTCGACCGGGTCGCCCATGAGTTCATGTGCGACCACGGCGCCTATCCGTCGACGCTGGGCTACCGGGGCTTCCCCAAGTCGCTCTGCGCCTCGCTCAACGAGGTGATCTGCCACGGCATCCCGGACTCGACGGTGCTGCGCGACGGCGACATCGTGAACCTCGATGTGACGGCGTACATCAACGGGGTGCACGGCGACAACAACGCCACCTACCTCTGCGGCGACGTGGACGAGGAGTCGCGGCTCCTCGTGGAGCGCACCGAGGAGTCACTGAAGCGGGCGATCAAGGCGGTCCGGCCGGGCCGCCAGGTGAATGTGATCGGGCGGGTCATCGAGTCGTACGCCAAGCGCTTCGGGTACGGGGTGGTGCGGGACTTCACCGGGCACGGGATCAATTCCTCGTTCCATTCCGGCCTGATCATTCCGCACTACGACAGTGAGCACGCCACCACCGTGATGAAGCCCGGTATGACGTTCACCATCGAGCCGATGCTGACGCTCGGGACCCATGACTACGACATGTGGGACGACGGCTGGACCGTGGTCACGAAGGACCGCAAGCGCACCGCGCAGTTCGAGCACACCCTGGTGGTGACGGAGACGGGGGCCGAGATCCTCACGCTCCCGTAG
- a CDS encoding site-2 protease family protein encodes MTTATARSDRRISPVFLGIAAVAAVSGWAVWTDFADQPGFATFLFVTAAWVVSLCLHEYAHARTALHSGDITIGAKGYLTLNPLRYTHALLSIVLPVLFVIMGGIGLPGGAVFIERGRIRGRWRHSLISAAGPLTNVLFAIVCTAPFWLHALDGVPAAFRYALGFLALLQVTAAILNSVPVPGLDGYGVIEPWLSHSVRRQVEPFAPFGLIAVFALLWVPGVNAAFFGAVDALLRSLGVSDFDTYCGLDAYRFWQTPNAVCSLNG; translated from the coding sequence ATGACCACCGCAACAGCGCGCAGCGACCGGCGGATCAGCCCGGTCTTCCTCGGGATCGCCGCCGTCGCGGCGGTGTCCGGCTGGGCGGTGTGGACGGACTTCGCCGATCAGCCGGGGTTCGCCACGTTCCTCTTCGTCACGGCTGCTTGGGTCGTGTCGCTCTGCCTCCACGAGTACGCCCACGCCAGGACCGCGCTGCACAGCGGCGACATCACCATCGGCGCCAAGGGATACCTCACGCTCAATCCCCTTCGCTACACCCACGCCCTGCTCAGCATCGTGCTGCCGGTGCTGTTCGTGATCATGGGCGGGATCGGGCTGCCGGGTGGCGCCGTCTTCATCGAGCGCGGCCGGATCCGCGGCCGCTGGCGGCACAGCCTGATCTCGGCGGCGGGGCCGCTGACCAATGTGCTGTTCGCGATCGTGTGCACGGCGCCGTTCTGGCTGCACGCGCTGGACGGGGTCCCGGCCGCCTTCCGGTACGCGCTGGGCTTCCTGGCGCTGCTCCAGGTGACGGCGGCGATCCTGAACTCCGTACCGGTGCCGGGTCTGGACGGCTACGGGGTGATCGAGCCCTGGCTCTCGCACTCGGTGCGCCGCCAGGTGGAGCCGTTCGCCCCGTTCGGGCTGATCGCGGTCTTCGCCCTGCTGTGGGTTCCCGGGGTGAACGCGGCGTTCTTCGGCGCGGTCGACGCGCTGCTGCGGTCGCTCGGCGTCAGCGACTTCGACACGTACTGCGGTCTCGACGCCTACCGGTTCTGGCAGACGCCGAACGCGGTCTGCTCGCTGAACGGCTAG